The following coding sequences lie in one bacterium genomic window:
- the murA gene encoding UDP-N-acetylglucosamine 1-carboxyvinyltransferase, which translates to MERFVIEGPVRLGGRVRAGGSKNTALPLVCAALLAPGESRLTNVPRLRDIRTMIRVLETLGARCVHDGHELSIDAREGPGREAPYDLVKTMRASVYVLGPLLARFGEARVSLPGGCAWGPRPVDLHLMGMERLGARIDLEHGYIHATLPPGGRLKGDEITFKISSVGATANVLMAAVLAKGRTTLRNAAREPDVVALANGLVRMGARISGQGTDTITVDGVEGLAPLHMSVPSDRIEVGTFLTAAPITGGRVRVEGCIPAEQRALLAVLREGGLAISEGEDWIEVDATAGRLRAVEMVTAPYPGFPTDMQAQLMAACAVAEGVSTLTETIYLDRFTHVAELRRLGAQIRLDGNVAVVRGVDRLSGAPVMATDLRASAALILAGCGAEGVTTLSRIYHIDRGYERIEEKLAALGARIRREEEA; encoded by the coding sequence ATGGAGCGCTTCGTCATCGAAGGTCCCGTGAGGCTCGGCGGCCGCGTGCGGGCCGGCGGCTCGAAGAACACGGCTCTGCCGCTCGTCTGCGCGGCGCTGCTCGCGCCGGGCGAGAGCCGGCTCACCAACGTGCCCCGCCTGCGCGACATCCGCACGATGATCCGCGTGCTCGAAACACTCGGCGCCCGCTGCGTCCACGACGGCCACGAGCTGAGCATCGACGCCCGCGAGGGGCCCGGGCGCGAGGCGCCCTACGATCTCGTCAAGACGATGCGCGCCTCGGTCTACGTGCTGGGCCCGCTGCTCGCGCGCTTCGGCGAGGCGCGGGTCAGCCTGCCCGGCGGCTGCGCCTGGGGGCCGCGGCCCGTCGACCTGCACCTGATGGGCATGGAGCGCCTGGGCGCCCGCATCGATCTCGAGCACGGCTACATCCACGCCACGCTGCCGCCGGGCGGCCGGCTCAAGGGCGACGAGATCACCTTCAAGATCTCCAGCGTGGGCGCCACGGCCAACGTGCTGATGGCCGCCGTGCTCGCCAAGGGGCGCACGACGCTGCGCAACGCGGCGCGCGAGCCGGACGTGGTGGCCCTCGCGAACGGCCTCGTCCGCATGGGGGCCAGGATCAGCGGCCAGGGCACGGACACGATCACCGTCGATGGCGTCGAGGGCCTCGCACCCCTCCACATGAGCGTGCCCTCGGACCGCATCGAGGTGGGCACCTTCCTCACCGCGGCGCCGATCACCGGCGGCCGCGTGCGGGTGGAAGGCTGCATCCCGGCCGAGCAGCGCGCGCTGCTCGCCGTGCTGCGCGAGGGCGGCCTCGCGATCAGCGAGGGCGAGGACTGGATCGAGGTGGACGCCACGGCCGGCCGCCTGCGCGCCGTCGAGATGGTCACCGCGCCCTACCCCGGCTTTCCCACCGACATGCAGGCCCAGCTGATGGCCGCCTGCGCGGTGGCCGAGGGCGTGAGCACGCTCACGGAGACGATCTACCTCGACCGCTTCACGCACGTCGCCGAGCTGCGCCGCCTCGGCGCGCAGATCCGCCTCGACGGCAACGTGGCCGTCGTGCGCGGCGTCGATCGCCTGTCGGGCGCGCCGGTGATGGCCACCGACCTGCGCGCGAGCGCGGCGCTGATCCTCGCCGGCTGCGGCGCGGAGGGCGTCACCACGCTCAGCCGCATCTACCACATCGACCGCGGCTACGAGCGCATCGAGGAGAAGCTGGCGGCCCTCGGCGCCAGGATCCGCCGCGAAGAGGAAGCGTGA